A window of the Halostagnicola kamekurae genome harbors these coding sequences:
- a CDS encoding methyl-accepting chemotaxis protein: MVDSVCEDIHTKHGGDGHVLERVRRRLHQQIDMRMVAGNDESESAEAINLRTDGGTTTSSAGTNQQSTELPISLEYAFDRLDTPVFTIGTDRSVKHWNSPLEELTGVPRSEAQSRAMASQSMYSDEREQKLLADKVLEAPDTAHERFDITRGESNGIPVYRDQTEFVAQGGNKRHISFSAVPLYRDEELVGVIELVDDRTADVRRTKEMQALVEELETTISALMDGNKGARADFTSEGNIDRSLLSVMDDLNALADQFEKLSTYAIANVGEIADAAEETSRKTEDITRMAAEQSESMNTIDDEIVSLSATVQEIASTAREIEEQGAQAEELATAGRASADEALEAMTEIDTVTTAVADDITELEERVDEIDEIVSVIDGIADQTNLLALNANIEAARNDGNNDGFVVIANEIKDLAEESKAYADEIETTVEQIQSVAAKSSRGITEASTAVDNGISEVTGVIERLEHIVDAVEETSQGVAEISDATDTQATSASEITDMVEQASAHADTVASNVREIEETTENQRDRVREIQETLEDHTL, from the coding sequence ATGGTCGACTCAGTGTGCGAGGACATACATACGAAACACGGGGGTGACGGACACGTCTTAGAGCGGGTCCGCAGACGGCTCCACCAGCAGATCGACATGCGGATGGTCGCAGGGAACGACGAATCCGAATCCGCAGAGGCGATCAATCTCCGAACGGATGGTGGAACGACAACTAGCTCAGCAGGAACGAACCAACAGTCGACGGAACTCCCCATTTCGCTCGAGTACGCGTTCGATCGGCTCGATACGCCAGTGTTCACGATCGGGACCGATCGATCTGTCAAACACTGGAATTCGCCGCTCGAGGAGTTGACCGGCGTCCCAAGATCCGAAGCTCAATCCCGAGCGATGGCGAGCCAATCGATGTACTCGGACGAGCGCGAACAGAAATTGCTCGCCGATAAGGTCCTCGAGGCCCCTGACACGGCCCACGAGCGGTTCGATATTACCCGCGGGGAGTCGAACGGGATCCCTGTCTATCGAGATCAAACGGAGTTCGTGGCCCAGGGCGGTAACAAGCGCCATATTAGCTTCAGCGCAGTCCCGCTGTACCGAGACGAGGAGCTAGTCGGCGTGATCGAGTTAGTCGATGACCGAACGGCGGACGTCCGACGCACGAAGGAGATGCAAGCCCTCGTCGAGGAGCTCGAAACGACCATTTCAGCACTCATGGACGGGAACAAAGGGGCTCGAGCCGACTTTACGAGCGAGGGGAATATCGACAGGTCGTTGCTGTCGGTGATGGACGATCTGAACGCGTTGGCGGATCAGTTCGAGAAGCTATCGACGTACGCGATAGCGAACGTCGGTGAAATAGCGGACGCCGCCGAAGAGACCTCGAGAAAAACGGAAGATATCACTCGGATGGCGGCCGAGCAGTCCGAGTCTATGAACACGATCGACGACGAGATAGTGAGTCTTTCGGCGACGGTTCAGGAGATCGCTTCGACAGCGCGTGAAATCGAGGAACAAGGGGCCCAGGCGGAGGAATTGGCCACCGCCGGGAGGGCGTCCGCAGACGAGGCACTCGAAGCAATGACGGAGATAGATACCGTTACGACGGCAGTCGCGGACGATATCACCGAACTCGAAGAGCGGGTCGACGAAATCGACGAGATCGTATCAGTGATCGACGGAATCGCGGACCAAACGAACTTGTTAGCGTTGAACGCGAACATCGAAGCGGCCCGCAACGACGGGAACAACGACGGATTCGTAGTCATCGCGAACGAGATCAAAGACCTCGCCGAGGAGTCGAAAGCGTATGCAGACGAGATCGAAACGACCGTCGAACAAATCCAGTCTGTTGCCGCCAAATCGTCGCGTGGCATTACGGAAGCGTCCACCGCAGTCGATAACGGCATATCTGAGGTTACCGGCGTTATCGAACGCCTCGAGCATATCGTCGACGCCGTCGAGGAGACTTCACAGGGGGTCGCGGAAATATCGGACGCGACGGATACGCAGGCGACGAGTGCTAGCGAGATTACGGATATGGTCGAACAGGCGAGCGCGCACGCTGACACTGTGGCGTCGAACGTTCGAGAGATCGAGGAAACCACCGAAAATCAGCGCGATCGTGTGCGCGAAATTCAGGAAACGCTCGAGGATCACACGTTATAA
- a CDS encoding aromatic-ring-hydroxylating dioxygenase subunit beta produces the protein MQDGFERRRTLRLECEEFLYHAAELLDDRRLSDWHDLVTEDIEYRVPIRTTRERSSNTEFSEEAFHMKEDWGTLKVRTERMSSDFAWSEDPPSRTRRQVSNVRVTDCTDDQIELKNNLVIVRSRKAETDPDILSMERHDTLRRDEDGYVPDWSDQSEGLKLARRTVLLDHTVIPTDSLSIIL, from the coding sequence ATGCAGGACGGGTTTGAACGCCGACGAACGCTCCGCCTCGAGTGCGAGGAGTTCCTCTATCACGCGGCGGAACTGCTCGACGATCGTCGGTTGAGCGACTGGCACGACCTCGTCACCGAGGACATCGAGTACCGAGTGCCGATTCGAACGACGCGCGAACGGTCCTCCAACACGGAGTTCAGCGAGGAGGCCTTCCACATGAAAGAGGACTGGGGAACGCTCAAGGTGCGGACCGAGCGGATGTCGAGCGACTTCGCCTGGTCGGAGGATCCGCCCTCTCGGACCCGCCGGCAGGTCTCGAACGTTCGGGTAACCGACTGTACGGACGACCAAATCGAACTCAAAAACAACCTCGTCATCGTCAGGTCGCGCAAGGCCGAAACCGATCCCGACATCCTCTCGATGGAGCGTCACGATACGCTCCGTCGCGACGAGGACGGCTACGTTCCCGACTGGTCGGATCAAAGCGAAGGGTTGAAACTCGCCCGACGAACCGTGCTGCTCGACCACACGGTGATCCCGACCGACTCGCTTTCGATCATCCTATGA
- a CDS encoding alpha/beta hydrolase family protein produces MPVMQPTPDDITLRGINYESDDGTAFDGFELTSDVSTFDGRNVGVLFLHGLRGFALGAGISPVAHPLARAGARCLTINKRNSGKGYVTSEFDEIDNDIRGGVEWLAERGCDDVVLWGRSLGATEAAYYQGLRNDDDVDGLVLAAPFADIRERSTRGYFEAVSDDPDEAYESFVDEARELVDAGRENEIVALPRPVGDEIEYIPMTAAAFLSYRSPESACATIDWVPEIDVPSLLLPHASDRNVTPAEATEIADAYPDSTSVTVHPVEADHFFTGAESQVAGVTADFLRSL; encoded by the coding sequence ATGCCAGTCATGCAACCGACGCCCGACGACATCACCCTCCGTGGAATCAACTACGAAAGCGACGACGGAACGGCGTTCGACGGGTTCGAACTGACGAGCGACGTCTCGACGTTCGACGGCCGAAACGTCGGCGTCCTCTTTTTGCACGGGCTCCGCGGATTCGCCCTCGGCGCTGGCATTTCGCCCGTCGCGCATCCGCTCGCTCGAGCGGGAGCGCGGTGTCTCACGATCAACAAGCGAAACAGCGGGAAAGGCTACGTCACGTCCGAGTTCGACGAAATCGACAACGACATTCGTGGGGGCGTTGAGTGGCTCGCCGAACGCGGGTGCGACGACGTCGTGCTCTGGGGGCGGAGTCTCGGCGCCACCGAGGCCGCCTACTATCAGGGGTTGCGAAACGACGACGACGTCGACGGACTCGTCCTCGCCGCACCGTTTGCGGACATTCGCGAGCGGTCGACTCGAGGGTACTTCGAAGCCGTCTCGGATGACCCCGACGAGGCGTACGAATCGTTCGTCGACGAGGCGCGCGAACTCGTCGACGCCGGTCGCGAGAACGAAATCGTCGCGTTACCGCGGCCGGTCGGCGACGAGATCGAGTACATTCCGATGACTGCGGCGGCGTTTCTCTCCTATCGGTCACCCGAGAGCGCGTGTGCAACGATCGACTGGGTACCGGAGATCGATGTCCCCAGTCTGCTACTACCGCACGCGTCGGATCGAAACGTCACCCCGGCAGAAGCGACTGAGATCGCAGATGCGTACCCCGACTCGACATCGGTCACGGTCCATCCTGTCGAGGCGGATCACTTCTTCACCGGCGCGGAGTCACAGGTTGCGGGTGTCACGGCCGATTTCCTTCGGTCCCTTTGA
- a CDS encoding VOC family protein, which produces MIGHATHYGLNVQNIERSLEFYGDQLGFEVDRRFPVSDVQSDIVGVDGVAGEIAFLEAGGFEIELIAYDAPENDVVHETADGHDVGVAHICITVDDIAGLYEELTPAVEFVNAPQTVGNGADIAYARDPDGNYVELYEPPASDSAGD; this is translated from the coding sequence ATGATCGGACACGCCACACACTACGGACTTAACGTACAGAACATAGAGCGTTCTCTCGAGTTCTACGGAGACCAACTCGGCTTCGAGGTTGACAGGCGATTTCCAGTGAGCGATGTCCAGAGCGATATCGTCGGCGTGGATGGCGTCGCGGGGGAGATCGCCTTTCTCGAGGCAGGTGGTTTCGAAATCGAACTGATCGCATACGATGCTCCCGAAAACGATGTCGTTCACGAGACTGCGGACGGACACGATGTCGGCGTTGCCCACATCTGTATTACCGTCGACGACATCGCTGGTCTCTACGAAGAACTCACGCCAGCGGTGGAGTTCGTGAACGCGCCTCAGACCGTTGGTAACGGCGCTGATATCGCGTACGCCCGTGATCCGGACGGAAATTACGTCGAACTGTACGAGCCACCCGCCAGTGACTCGGCCGGTGACTGA
- a CDS encoding aromatic ring-hydroxylating oxygenase subunit alpha, with product MGETLEQGEVPIEILNDEDIYQRELTEIFGQAWVYVGHESEVPEPGDYRQRTIGEDPFVFVRDEHGKIRVLFNSCRHRGANICRAEKGNTTHFRCPYHGWTYQNTGDLVGVPQKGAGFDHLEAEEHGLREAPHVDTYNGLVFACIAPEAPSLEEYLGGATWYLDMYFDLIDMEVIGDPQRWVVDADWKTPTENFYGDNYHVPMGHKSAIDVGIGSETATGEEESELYGIADCDGHAFSIYQIESEKPMFWGHPERVVETFNHDALDDDQHEVARKSGVTLGTIFPNLSFIFLGGRDDPNKDPVGTFCLRQWQPRGPGEMEAWNWILAPTDAPDEYKERVYEVGMSTFSAAGNFEPDDIGIWDGIDEAAGSVFAEQTEATTLFTMGRGENTAAEVDDDWAGPGTAYANGGVTDENQLDFYRKWHETMTTEGAE from the coding sequence ATGGGAGAGACCCTAGAACAGGGAGAAGTTCCGATAGAGATCCTCAACGACGAAGATATCTATCAACGGGAGTTAACCGAGATATTCGGTCAGGCCTGGGTGTACGTCGGCCACGAGTCGGAGGTGCCCGAACCGGGGGATTACCGCCAACGGACCATTGGGGAGGACCCCTTCGTTTTCGTCCGCGACGAGCACGGCAAGATCCGAGTGCTGTTCAACAGTTGTCGCCACCGCGGTGCGAACATCTGCCGTGCTGAGAAAGGAAACACGACTCACTTCCGCTGTCCCTATCACGGGTGGACCTACCAGAACACGGGCGATCTGGTCGGTGTGCCCCAGAAAGGCGCGGGATTCGATCACCTCGAGGCCGAGGAGCACGGACTTCGTGAGGCGCCACACGTCGATACGTACAACGGGTTGGTCTTCGCCTGTATCGCGCCCGAAGCGCCGTCGCTCGAGGAGTATCTCGGCGGCGCGACGTGGTATCTCGACATGTACTTCGACCTGATCGACATGGAAGTCATCGGCGACCCGCAGCGCTGGGTCGTCGACGCCGACTGGAAAACGCCGACTGAGAACTTCTATGGCGATAACTACCACGTTCCGATGGGACACAAATCCGCGATCGACGTCGGAATCGGCAGCGAGACGGCCACCGGGGAGGAAGAAAGCGAACTGTACGGCATCGCCGACTGCGACGGGCACGCCTTTAGCATCTACCAGATCGAGTCGGAAAAGCCGATGTTCTGGGGCCACCCCGAACGGGTCGTCGAGACGTTCAACCACGATGCGCTCGATGACGACCAGCACGAGGTCGCACGCAAGTCGGGCGTGACCCTCGGGACGATATTCCCGAACCTCTCCTTTATCTTCCTCGGCGGTCGCGACGATCCGAACAAAGACCCCGTCGGAACCTTCTGTCTGCGTCAGTGGCAACCCCGTGGCCCCGGTGAGATGGAGGCCTGGAACTGGATTCTCGCACCGACGGACGCGCCCGACGAATACAAAGAACGCGTTTACGAGGTCGGGATGTCGACGTTCAGCGCCGCGGGTAACTTCGAGCCGGACGATATCGGTATCTGGGACGGGATCGACGAGGCGGCGGGCAGCGTGTTCGCAGAGCAGACGGAGGCGACGACGCTGTTTACGATGGGACGCGGCGAGAACACCGCAGCGGAGGTCGACGATGACTGGGCAGGGCCAGGAACGGCCTACGCGAACGGCGGCGTGACCGACGAGAATCAACTCGACTTTTACCGGAAATGGCACGAGACGATGACGACGGAGGGGGCTGAATAA
- a CDS encoding sodium:solute symporter family protein, producing MSSVPTVPIQALPPELAETISTNLPLSLGILACYVIVFIGITHFARRGYSDSLSDHIVASRGLGWVVASLTLVATVLSGVGMAGFPGTVYSVGFSFIAMILVGYAVTAPAVWYLGRRMWVVGKEHDHQTPGDLLGDYYQSDTVRLYTVLASLAFNTTYIVAQLLAGGLILMILTGGIVSFELGVIVLALVVTVHLASTGMRGIAYLDTFNGALITVLLGGFGVFIVSHAGGVSEVFNSLGSARAGFTTAPGVTGLFTPEIILIVGALFTIGNTLLSPAGWVRMYSVDAERNFAKVAAMIVGVLTLIYVFGTSFIGIYGRTVLSEGTNPDTVSSLLAFDVMPFGLAALFLVGVLAAIVSTTDSYAHVLAATVSRDFIKAFVSPDLSEDRELVLNRVVIIATMLAGVAGALVYSSLITPLALFVVAVAVQLLPLLFGAVAWPRASTEAAIIAPAVATILLGLFQLQLIPNPYVTPLVPGILVATVVNFVLFVGISFLTSPQPLDKMEQYHGLINRKL from the coding sequence ATGAGTAGTGTCCCCACCGTCCCGATACAGGCGCTTCCACCGGAGCTCGCCGAGACGATTTCGACGAACCTGCCGCTCTCGCTCGGCATCCTGGCCTGTTACGTCATCGTCTTCATCGGCATCACGCACTTCGCGAGACGGGGGTACTCGGACAGCCTCTCTGATCACATCGTCGCCTCTCGAGGACTGGGCTGGGTCGTCGCCTCGCTCACCCTCGTCGCAACCGTACTGAGCGGTGTTGGAATGGCCGGCTTTCCGGGGACAGTGTACTCGGTCGGCTTCTCGTTCATCGCGATGATCCTCGTCGGCTACGCGGTGACCGCACCGGCGGTCTGGTACCTCGGTCGACGCATGTGGGTCGTCGGGAAAGAACACGACCACCAGACGCCCGGTGACCTGCTGGGCGACTACTATCAGAGCGATACGGTCCGGCTCTATACGGTGCTCGCGAGCCTCGCGTTCAACACGACGTATATCGTCGCACAACTGCTCGCTGGCGGGCTGATCCTGATGATACTCACGGGTGGGATCGTCTCGTTCGAACTGGGCGTCATCGTGCTCGCACTCGTGGTCACGGTCCACCTCGCCAGTACAGGAATGCGCGGGATCGCATACCTCGATACGTTCAACGGAGCGTTGATAACCGTCCTCCTCGGTGGGTTCGGCGTGTTCATCGTGAGCCACGCCGGCGGCGTTAGTGAAGTCTTCAACAGCCTCGGGAGCGCGCGTGCCGGATTCACGACAGCACCCGGCGTCACGGGACTGTTTACACCCGAGATCATCCTCATCGTCGGCGCACTGTTCACTATCGGTAACACGCTGCTCTCGCCCGCGGGATGGGTTCGGATGTACTCCGTCGACGCCGAGCGGAACTTCGCCAAGGTCGCCGCGATGATCGTCGGCGTCCTCACGCTGATCTACGTCTTTGGGACGAGTTTCATCGGGATCTACGGACGAACCGTCCTTTCCGAGGGGACGAATCCGGACACGGTTTCCTCGCTGCTCGCGTTCGACGTAATGCCGTTCGGTCTCGCCGCCCTGTTCCTCGTCGGCGTTCTGGCTGCGATCGTCTCCACGACCGACTCGTACGCGCACGTGCTGGCGGCGACCGTCTCGCGTGACTTCATCAAAGCGTTCGTCAGTCCGGACCTCTCCGAGGACCGCGAACTGGTTTTGAATAGGGTCGTAATCATCGCCACGATGCTCGCCGGTGTCGCCGGCGCGCTCGTGTACTCGAGCCTGATAACCCCGCTCGCGCTGTTCGTCGTTGCGGTGGCGGTCCAACTGCTACCGCTGCTGTTCGGGGCCGTTGCCTGGCCGCGCGCATCCACGGAGGCCGCGATCATCGCCCCGGCTGTCGCCACGATCCTCCTCGGATTGTTCCAGTTGCAGCTGATCCCGAACCCGTACGTCACGCCGCTGGTTCCGGGGATCTTGGTCGCAACTGTCGTCAATTTCGTCCTCTTCGTAGGCATTAGCTTCCTCACGTCGCCACAGCCGCTCGACAAGATGGAACAGTACCACGGGCTCATTAACAGAAAGCTCTGA
- a CDS encoding thiamine pyrophosphate-binding protein translates to MTTGGEVVGTVLAEHGVSQAYVLLGNQTVTIADGLHERGGDVISARHEYNAAVMADTYGRLTGDPGVAVTVAGPGGTNALTGVAQAYTAASPMILISAVLPEDEHTEALHGVDDQHFLRKAFEPATKWSTQVHDSSQLKTTLARAFDIATRGRPGPVFIGVDEDILQNEIEVPDAASVRESHDDPSVSADTVADALEPVQAAEKRCLYVGKGVSRAFAAETVVDIAESLDAPVVCPRHYPDSFPNDHALFAGTVGMSDHPAASTALANAEAVLSLGVRTNSHEAAVLGDRTGDDVRIVYLDDPPYEFPASTAAEVVTGDLGPALEDARTILESGAGETDAAYRQAVREEVERVETGVAAYLEEVRSQTPIHPLVIMDELREVADDDVLLTGDAGAAGGAWPNDVFEYRETNSFQHSRLYDSMGFPVPAGNAAKLVDDDRQVVNLIGDGGFLMCNMELATAVETETDAVTIVFNDGKYGMIWNYQRRDNHAEIATDIPTVDIATMAESFGVRGVRVTDPDEVRPALADALEAEEHVVLDVRIDPEAEYVSRRIW, encoded by the coding sequence ATGACAACTGGAGGCGAAGTCGTTGGAACCGTGCTTGCCGAACACGGCGTTTCGCAGGCGTACGTTCTCCTCGGGAATCAGACGGTGACCATCGCGGATGGACTCCACGAACGTGGCGGTGACGTGATCAGCGCTCGACACGAGTACAACGCCGCGGTGATGGCCGACACCTACGGTCGGCTCACCGGCGACCCCGGCGTCGCAGTTACCGTTGCCGGTCCCGGCGGCACGAATGCGCTGACAGGCGTCGCACAGGCGTATACCGCCGCATCGCCGATGATCCTCATCAGCGCGGTGTTGCCGGAGGACGAACACACCGAGGCGCTTCACGGTGTCGACGATCAGCACTTCCTTCGGAAGGCGTTCGAACCTGCCACGAAGTGGAGTACGCAGGTTCACGACTCGAGCCAACTGAAGACGACCCTCGCTCGAGCGTTCGACATCGCGACGCGCGGTCGACCTGGACCCGTTTTTATCGGCGTCGACGAGGATATCCTCCAGAACGAGATCGAGGTTCCAGACGCCGCGTCCGTCCGCGAATCGCACGACGACCCGAGCGTGTCCGCGGATACCGTCGCCGATGCGCTCGAGCCGGTACAGGCGGCCGAGAAACGATGTCTCTACGTGGGCAAAGGCGTCTCACGGGCGTTCGCTGCGGAGACGGTAGTCGACATCGCCGAGTCGCTCGACGCACCCGTCGTCTGTCCCCGGCACTATCCCGACTCGTTCCCGAACGACCATGCGCTCTTCGCGGGAACGGTCGGAATGTCGGACCATCCGGCTGCCAGCACCGCGCTGGCGAACGCGGAAGCCGTCCTCTCACTCGGCGTGCGGACCAACTCACACGAGGCGGCCGTCCTCGGCGACCGAACTGGCGATGACGTTCGAATCGTTTACCTCGACGATCCGCCCTACGAATTCCCGGCGTCGACGGCGGCCGAAGTCGTTACAGGGGACCTCGGGCCCGCTCTCGAGGACGCTCGAACGATACTCGAATCCGGTGCGGGCGAGACGGACGCAGCCTATCGACAGGCGGTTCGAGAGGAAGTCGAACGCGTCGAGACCGGCGTGGCCGCCTATCTCGAGGAAGTGCGTTCGCAGACGCCGATCCATCCGCTCGTGATCATGGACGAACTTCGGGAGGTGGCCGACGACGACGTTCTGCTGACCGGAGATGCGGGCGCCGCAGGCGGTGCGTGGCCGAACGACGTCTTCGAGTACCGCGAGACGAACAGCTTCCAGCACTCCCGACTCTACGATTCGATGGGGTTCCCCGTTCCAGCAGGAAACGCCGCAAAACTGGTCGACGACGACCGACAGGTCGTCAACCTCATCGGCGACGGCGGCTTCCTGATGTGCAACATGGAACTCGCGACCGCCGTCGAGACGGAGACCGACGCGGTAACGATCGTCTTCAACGACGGCAAATACGGGATGATCTGGAACTATCAACGGCGGGACAACCACGCCGAAATCGCAACTGACATTCCGACGGTCGACATCGCGACGATGGCCGAATCGTTCGGCGTTCGTGGCGTCCGCGTCACCGACCCGGACGAAGTTCGACCCGCGCTGGCCGACGCGCTCGAGGCCGAGGAACACGTCGTCCTCGACGTCCGAATCGATCCGGAGGCGGAATACGTCTCCCGGCGGATCTGGTAG
- the hcaB gene encoding 3-(cis-5,6-dihydroxycyclohexa-1,3-dien-1-yl)propanoate dehydrogenase: protein MGWLDNQVTLVTGGGSGLGRAVVERFIDEGASVGVLDIDEQRLEDLESEFGDDVVTVAGDVTSIADNERAVSETVDTFGKLDVFVGNAGVFDQNVSLPELSDEDLEESFRELFDVNVLGYMMGAKAALPELAETGGRIVFTASQASFGSDGGGALYVPAKHAVLGLVRQLAFELAPTIRVNAVAPGFVPTDLSGTDSLGGERGVVSAEEFDPTNHPLEITPSAADYTGAYVLLASEFDSRPMTGSVIRADLGRSVRGITEVSRSAVEYITEDVTD from the coding sequence ATGGGTTGGCTCGACAATCAGGTTACGCTGGTCACTGGCGGCGGCTCAGGGCTCGGACGCGCAGTGGTCGAGCGGTTTATCGACGAGGGCGCATCGGTTGGCGTACTGGATATCGACGAGCAGCGACTCGAGGACCTCGAGTCGGAGTTCGGGGACGACGTGGTCACCGTCGCAGGTGACGTGACGTCGATCGCCGACAACGAACGCGCCGTTTCCGAGACGGTCGACACCTTCGGTAAACTGGATGTGTTCGTCGGAAACGCAGGCGTATTCGATCAGAACGTCTCTCTGCCGGAACTGTCCGACGAGGATCTCGAGGAGAGCTTTCGCGAACTGTTCGACGTGAACGTCCTCGGATACATGATGGGGGCCAAGGCGGCGTTGCCCGAACTCGCCGAAACCGGCGGACGGATCGTATTCACCGCCTCGCAAGCGAGCTTCGGGTCCGACGGCGGGGGTGCTCTGTACGTCCCTGCCAAGCACGCGGTACTCGGGCTGGTCCGACAGCTCGCATTCGAGCTCGCGCCGACGATCCGGGTCAACGCCGTCGCGCCGGGATTCGTGCCGACGGACCTCTCTGGGACCGACTCGCTCGGCGGCGAACGCGGCGTCGTGTCCGCCGAGGAGTTCGATCCCACGAATCATCCGCTCGAGATCACGCCGTCGGCCGCCGACTACACCGGCGCGTACGTACTGCTAGCGTCCGAATTTGACTCCCGACCGATGACCGGATCGGTGATCCGGGCCGACCTCGGTCGCTCCGTTCGCGGGATTACTGAAGTGAGCCGCTCGGCGGTCGAATACATCACCGAGGACGTGACGGACTGA
- a CDS encoding IclR family transcriptional regulator gives MGDTGEERRRIKSVDRAFRILGVLKEEGSSGVTEIANELDMSKGSVHTYLSTLKRHGAVMEYNGEYRLGLQLLEIGEFAKRQNLVYQCAQDPLDELASETGELARLVVEEQGHGVYLYKTEGENAIETTIQPGQREYLHCTSQGKAILAHLSESTVRDIVDEHGLPARTDKTVTDLETLLEELESIRERGVAFSRSEVTRGMRCVAAPIHAPDSSIVAALGVCGPTSRLQGDRFQVEIPKTVRNAANIVEINMQMTQNS, from the coding sequence ATGGGAGACACAGGCGAGGAACGGCGGCGGATCAAATCGGTCGATCGAGCGTTTCGGATTTTGGGGGTCTTGAAAGAAGAGGGAAGTAGTGGGGTAACGGAAATTGCTAACGAACTAGACATGTCCAAAGGGTCCGTGCATACGTATCTAAGCACCCTCAAGCGACACGGTGCGGTAATGGAGTACAACGGGGAGTATCGGCTCGGCCTGCAGTTGCTCGAGATCGGTGAGTTCGCGAAACGACAAAACCTCGTCTACCAGTGTGCCCAGGATCCGCTCGACGAGTTAGCCTCGGAAACGGGCGAACTCGCCCGACTCGTCGTCGAAGAACAGGGACACGGCGTCTATCTCTACAAAACCGAGGGCGAAAACGCGATCGAAACCACGATCCAGCCGGGCCAACGCGAATACCTCCACTGTACGTCGCAGGGGAAAGCGATACTCGCCCACCTATCGGAGTCGACGGTTCGTGACATCGTCGACGAACACGGACTTCCAGCGAGAACCGATAAAACGGTAACCGATCTCGAGACGCTCCTCGAGGAACTCGAGTCGATTCGCGAGCGCGGTGTCGCCTTTAGCAGAAGCGAGGTGACTCGCGGGATGCGCTGTGTCGCCGCGCCCATCCACGCACCTGATAGTTCCATCGTTGCTGCACTCGGCGTCTGCGGTCCGACGAGCCGATTACAAGGCGATCGGTTTCAGGTCGAAATCCCCAAAACAGTCAGGAACGCGGCGAACATCGTCGAGATCAACATGCAGATGACGCAGAATTCGTAG